Sequence from the Streptomyces sp. NBC_00440 genome:
TGAGAACGACTCGATCGCCGTGAAACTCAACGCCATGCCCAAGTACGTCGCCTCGCGCACCCGGAGCAGCCTGGAGTGGCACAACTCCCATCTCCTGAAGGGCGAAGCCGAGGAGTCCGTCGCCGAGCTGAAGGAGCGGCTCGACGGCGTGATCATGACGCAGGGCAGCAGCGACCTCATCGGCACCCTGCAGCGGCACGACCTCGTCGACGAGTACCGGCTGCTCGTCAATCCCGTGATCATCGGTACCGGCAAGCGGCTCTTCGCCGAGGGCGCCGCTCCTGCCGCCTGGACGCTCACGGAATCCCGCGTGACCAGCGTCGGCGTGCAGTACTGCGCCTATGAGCGGGCGGGGAAGCCCGAGTACGGATCGTTCCAGCTGGACGACCAGGAGTGAGGGTGCAGGTCACGATGGTTCTCCAGCCCCCCGATCCCGCCGCTTCTTGATCGCCTTGACAGGCCGACTTCCAGTGGGAGTCTGGAGGGGACGGTGTCGCGCAGAACCCCACAGGGGAGCGTCCCCACGAGGGAGCGCCACCACACCACAACCGCCGCCGGCTGCCTCCTGCAGCCGCTTCCGTACGGCTCTCCCCGTACGGAAGCCCGGCCGAGTGGCCCGGGCAGCCACCTGTCTCAGTCAGCGCCCGGGTGCCGGATGCCCGGTTCCGCCACCGGCCCCATGCTCCACGCCCCCATCACGCGTGTGAGCGCGGTGGGGTGCAGAACATCGCCCCCCAGCCCTCCCGCGAAGCGAAGGAACTGTGCCGATGTCCGTAAGAGGCGAGCAAGCGGTACGAGTGGCATCGCCGCCTCCGAAGGCGCCACCTCCGAAGGCGCGGGAGGTCGTGAAATTCGCAGCCGTCGGGGTGTCCGGCGTGGCGGTCAATCTTCTGGTGTTCAATCTCGTGCGCCACGCCACCTCGATACCGGTGGTGAGCGCGAGCGTGGTCGCCACCGTCGTCTCGATCGCCTTCAATTACGCAGGGCTGCGTTACTTCGCCTACCGTGACCGGGACAAGAGCGGCTGCACCCGTGAGATGGGGCTCTTCCTGCTGTTCAGCGCCATCGGCCTGGTGATCGAGAACGGCATCCTCTATCTGGCGACCTATGGCTTCGGCTGGGACAGCCCGCTGCAGAGCAACGTATTCAAGTTCATCGGCATCGGAGTCGCCACCCTCTTCAGGTTCTGGTCCTACCGAACCTGGGTGTTCCGGGTGATACCCGCGGCGCCGGACGAGTCCGACGCCTGAGCCCGGTCCCCACTTGCCCGAGGCTCTCTCAGCACTCGATGATGTTCACCGCGAGCCCGCCCCGCGCCGTCTCCTTGTACTTGACCGACATGTCGGCGCCGGTCTCCTTCATCGTCTTGATGACCTTGTCGAGGGACACCTTGTGGCTGCCGTCGCCGCGCATCGCCATCTTGGCCGCCGTGACCGCCTTGACCGCTGCCATGCCGTTCCGCTCGATGCACGGGATCTGGACAAGGCCGCCGACCGGGTCGCAGGTCAGGCCGAGGTTGTGCTCCATGCCGATCTCCGCCGCGTTCTCCACCTGCTCCGGGGAGCCGCCCAGGACCTCGGCCAGGGCGCCCGCCGCCATCGAGCAGGCGGAGCCGACCTCGCCCTGGCAGCCGACCTCGGCGCCGGAGATGGAGGCGTTCTCCTTGAAGAGCATGCCGATGGCGCCCGCCGAGAGCAGGAAACGCACGATGCCCTCCTCGTCGGCTCCGGGGATGAAGTTGATGTAGTAGTGCAGGACGGCGGGGATGATGCCGGCCGCGCCGTTCGTGGGGGCGGTGACGACACGGCCGCCCGCCGCGTTCTCCTCGTTCACCGCCATCGCGTAGAGCGTGATCCACTCCATGGCGCGCGCCAGGGGGTCGCCCTCGGCGCGCAGCTGGCGGGCCGAGTTGGCCGCGCGGCGGCGGACCTTGAGGCCGCCGGGGAGGATGCCCTCGCGGGACATGCCGCGGGCGACGCAGGACTGCATGACGCCCCAGATGTCCAGCAGCCCCGAACGGATCTCCGCCTCGGTGCGCCAGGCCTTCTCGTTCTCCAGCATCAGCGCGGAGATGGACAGACCCGTCTCCCGGGTCAGCCGCAGCAGCTCGTCGCCCGTGCGGAAGGGGTGCTTCAGGACGGTGTCGTCGAGGACGATGCGGTCCTCGCCGACGGCGTCCTCGTCCACCACGAAGCCGCCGCCCACCGAGTAGTACGTCTTCTCCAGGAGCGGGGCGCCCTCGGTGTCGTACGCGGAGACCGTCATCCCGTTCGCGTGGTACGGCAGTGCCTTGCGCCGGTGCAGGATCAGGTCCGCGTCGT
This genomic interval carries:
- a CDS encoding dihydrofolate reductase family protein, which translates into the protein MGKLIVTAFVTLDGVMQAPGGPGEDVDEGFEYGGWQVPYVDHDFMVLMTGIFEQTADHLLLGRKTYDIFAAHWPRVTDENDSIAVKLNAMPKYVASRTRSSLEWHNSHLLKGEAEESVAELKERLDGVIMTQGSSDLIGTLQRHDLVDEYRLLVNPVIIGTGKRLFAEGAAPAAWTLTESRVTSVGVQYCAYERAGKPEYGSFQLDDQE
- a CDS encoding GtrA family protein, with product MSVRGEQAVRVASPPPKAPPPKAREVVKFAAVGVSGVAVNLLVFNLVRHATSIPVVSASVVATVVSIAFNYAGLRYFAYRDRDKSGCTREMGLFLLFSAIGLVIENGILYLATYGFGWDSPLQSNVFKFIGIGVATLFRFWSYRTWVFRVIPAAPDESDA
- a CDS encoding L-serine ammonia-lyase codes for the protein MAISVFDLFSVGIGPSSSHTVGPMRAARMFAARLKNEGLLAHTGSVRAELFGSLGATGHGHGTPKAVLLGLEGESPRTVDVEHADERIEQIRTSGRISLLGAHEIAFDYDADLILHRRKALPYHANGMTVSAYDTEGAPLLEKTYYSVGGGFVVDEDAVGEDRIVLDDTVLKHPFRTGDELLRLTRETGLSISALMLENEKAWRTEAEIRSGLLDIWGVMQSCVARGMSREGILPGGLKVRRRAANSARQLRAEGDPLARAMEWITLYAMAVNEENAAGGRVVTAPTNGAAGIIPAVLHYYINFIPGADEEGIVRFLLSAGAIGMLFKENASISGAEVGCQGEVGSACSMAAGALAEVLGGSPEQVENAAEIGMEHNLGLTCDPVGGLVQIPCIERNGMAAVKAVTAAKMAMRGDGSHKVSLDKVIKTMKETGADMSVKYKETARGGLAVNIIEC